Proteins co-encoded in one Montipora capricornis isolate CH-2021 chromosome 12, ASM3666992v2, whole genome shotgun sequence genomic window:
- the LOC138025439 gene encoding uncharacterized protein — translation MTYADATQLYVSLGLSGDRPAVLSKFEACVKDILIWCTSNGLACNPDKTEVIHLCSCFHSITLPGIDVGGYTISPTPAARDLGVLVDSHLTLSKHVNSICKSAFFSISKICRIRKYLDRDNCERLVHAFISSTLDSCNSLLTGLPDKEISKLQRVQNAAARLIVGAAKNEHMSPILQQLHWLPVKFRIDFKILMLTCKALNNQAPDYISEILTLYKPSRALRSSSQMLLVVPKTKTKLYGDRSFAASAPKLWNALPVEIKYSESLDIFKSKVKTHLFRQCYRV, via the coding sequence ATGACTTACGCAGATGCTACACAGTTATATGTGTCCTTGGGCTTGTCGGGTGATCGTCCTGCCGTTCTATCTAAGTTTGAAGCTTGTGTGAAGGACATTCTCATCTGGTGCACCTCTAATGGTTTGGCATGCAACCCCGACAAGACGGAAGTAATTCATCTATGCTCTTGTTTCCATAGCATTACTCTTCCTGGTATTGATGTTGGTGGTTATACTATATCGCCAACACCAGCTGCCCGAGATCTCGGAGTGCTTGTTGACTCACATCTGACGTTGTCTAAACATGTTAACAGTATATGCAAGTCCGCATTCTTTTCCATTAGTAAGATTTGTAGGATTAGAAAATATTTAGACCGTGATAATTGTGAAAGACTTGTGCACGCGTTCATTTCATCGACTCTTGATTCCTGTAATAGTTTACTAACAGGTCTTCCAGATAAGGAAATCTCAAAGCTCCAGCGCGTGCAGAATGCTGCAGCGAGGCTTATTGTTGGTGCTGCAAAGAATGAACATATGTCACCCATATTACAGCAACTACACTGGTTGCCTGTAAAGTTCAGAATTGACTTTAAGATTTTGATGCTAACTTGTAAAGCTCTTAACAATCAAGCTCCCGATTACATTTCTGAAATATTGACTTTGTATAAGCCTTCTCGTGCACTTAGATCTTCCAGTCAAATGCTTCTTGTTGTacctaaaactaaaactaagctTTATGGGGACAGATCGTTTGCTGCCAGTGCCCCTAAACTTTGGAATGCACTACCAGTAGAAATTAAGTATTCTGAATCACTAGATATTTTTAAGAGTAAAGTTAAAACACACCTGTTCCGCCAGTGCTATAGAGTGTAG